A single region of the Panthera tigris isolate Pti1 chromosome B1, P.tigris_Pti1_mat1.1, whole genome shotgun sequence genome encodes:
- the NKX2-6 gene encoding homeobox protein Nkx-2.6 produces MPLNPVTSTPFSVNDILRLEPEQIDPEFLQLREAPGSPESFQCQRPVPEPLKSEVHSTCSARGGNSDRTDESGCPGGPPETLAEMDSERVEEPQPGLSAASPLHGGTRGPELGVGDPGSGARGTGPEQPKARQRRKPRVLFSQAQVLALERRFKQQRYVSAPEREHLASALQLTPTQVKIWFQNRRYKCKRQRQDKSLELAGHPPAPRRVAVPVLVRDGKPCLGPGAPAFSGPYGAAAAPYSCYGGYAGAPFGAGYGGGYAGAPPGPATPAPLASAGFGGGGPGAGPQSHLPAALQGVRAW; encoded by the exons ATGCCGCTGAACCCTGTCACCTCCACCCCCTTCTCAGTCAATGATATCCTGAGGCTGGAGCCAGAGCAGATAGATCCCGAATTCTTGCAACTCCGGGAGGCACCGGGCAGCCCTGAAAGCTTTCAGTGCCAGCGACCGGTCCCAGAACCGCTAAAGTCAGAGGTTCACAGCACCTGCAGCGCCCGCGGCGGAAACAGCGACAGGACCGACGAGTCGGGGTGTCCTGGTGGTCCCCCCGAGACGCTCGCAGAGATGGACTCAGAACGCGTGGAGGAGCCAC AGCCGGGCCTCAGCGCAGCCTCGCCCCTCCACGGCGGGACCAGGGGGCCAGAGCTCGGCGTCGGCGACCCCGGCAGCGGCGCGCGCGGGACCGGCCCCGAGCAGCCCAAGGCGCGCCAGCGGCGGAAGCCCCGCGTGCTCTTCTCGCAGGCGCAGGTGCTGGCGCTGGAGCGGCGCTTCAAGCAGCAGCGGTACGTGTCGGCGCCCGAGCGCGAGCACCTGGCCAGCGCGCTGCAGCTCACGCCCACGCAGGTCAAGATCTGGTTCCAGAACCGGCGCTACAAGTGCAAGAGACAGCGCCAGGACAAGTCCCTAGAACTGGCGGGCCACCCCCCGGCGCCGCGCCGGGTGGCGGTGCCCGTGCTGGTGCGGGACGGCAAGCCCTGCCTGGGCCCCGGCGCGCCGGCTTTCTCGGGCCCCTACGGCGCCGCCGCGGCGCCCTATTCCTGTTACGGCGGCTACGCGGGCGCCCCTTTTGGCGCCGGCTACGGCGGCGGCTACGCGGGCGCGCCCCCGGGTCCTGCGACGCCCGCACCCCTGGCCAGCGCGGGTTTCGGCGGGGGTGGCCCCGGCGCCGGCCCGCAGAGCCACCTGCCCGCCGCGCTGCAGGGCGTCAGGGCCTGGTGA